A genomic region of Bactrocera dorsalis isolate Fly_Bdor chromosome 3, ASM2337382v1, whole genome shotgun sequence contains the following coding sequences:
- the LOC125777544 gene encoding SAFB-like transcription modulator produces the protein MWDSEVQDKSMEDKDETEVFEYILEDKLRVEEITFEEQGTFNDVNNKISPLEIEENAKDEIKYLAERDVEVDNGSVSNDGPEGEEENAGESNEESINVTIGEDEQILLHDKAPDEKEKCTDAEGDTTGKNSAQKSTKTVAALDDTRTSKGGSSSSKCSKRKDEKSGDKKDEDISEQKSSSNKSSQKDDKEKSSVNISTKSSSTGKQTTPSRNLWISGLSSLTRARDLKTIFSKYGKVVGAKVVTNTRTPATRCYDYVTMPSSSNASPCIENLHHTELHGRIISVELSNSTSVAKTRLDKTKIDPVGKADVVTTIWELLIPWQLALKQPDT, from the coding sequence ATGTGGGACAGTGAAGTCCAAGATAAATCGATGGAAGATAAGGACGAAACTGAAgtatttgaatacattttagAAGACAAGCTGCGCGTAGAGGAAATTACTTTTGAGGAGCAAGGCACATTTAACGATGTGAACAATAAAATATCTCCTTTGGAAATTGAGGAGAATgcaaaagatgaaataaaatatcttgcAGAAAGAGATGTTGAAGTTGATAACGGAAGTGTTTCAAACGATGGTCCAGAGGGAGAAGAGGAAAATGCAGGCGAATCGAATGAGGAATCGATAAATGTAACTATTGGTGAAGACGAACAAATACTTTTGCATGATAAGGCACctgatgaaaaagaaaaatgcaccgATGCAGAAGGTGATACTACCGGCAAGAATTCAGCGCAAAAGAGTACAAAAACGGTTGCAGCTTTGGATGACACAAGAACATCCAAGGGTGGATCCAGCAGCAGTAAATGCAGCAAGAGAAAAGATGAGAAGTCCGGCGACAAAAAGGATGAAGACATTAGTGAacaaaaatcatcttcaaacaAGTCTTCGCAGAAGGATGACAAAGAAAAGTCTTCAGTGAATATCTCTACAAAATCGTCGTCCACAGGAAAGCAGACAACACCTTCACGTAATCTTTGGATATCCGGGTTATCTTCATTAACGAGAGCCAGGGAtctgaaaactatattttctaaatatggaAAAGTTGTCGGAGCCAAGGTGGTCACCAACACCCGAACTCCGGCTACACGTTGTTATGACTACGTAACAATGCCATCATCGTCGAATGCCAGTCCTTGCATTGAGAATTTGCATCATACCGAACTCCATGGACGGATAATATCAGTAGAGCTCAGCAACTCAACAAGTGTCGCCAAAACACGACtggataaaacaaaaatagatccAGTTGGAAAAGCGGATGTAGTAACAACCATTTGGGAGTTACTAATACCATGGCAGCTTGCGTTAAAACAACCGGACACATAA
- the LOC125777545 gene encoding uncharacterized protein LOC125777545, giving the protein MPIVLEQQPLAVQVNMPYQQHDLKNTWGNFDGTLTMWPGFRDRFSAAIHENRNVSPAFKFSYLKKSLVGGAAQTLGEWQLTDDNYIEAWDRLKQLYDRKYPICREHLRQFNRLPVIGGVPRADELQRMSNVTHEVLRQLRAQGVPVESWDMIIVHTLHELQRETETPTVKQMLDFLDRQAAALDNVTDARYSRSQDVKVVFNNDRNTGGKREREAKGENFHQSRSLGKRSFPCISCDGDHPLWTCDDFIALNLRSREEFVRRNNICQNCFKKGHGAGNCFQKGCSRCPGQTKHNSLLCPIREVVKQALTVKVDEPYRRRKLKGKCEATSTKRRRSAEIGYAHPVQSNIAEDIVAINEEIKIVDMQMSLLDKQEQLSKRRKSLRGIEQNSNDKIEKEINSNVDYSTSFIFNLDSRPALLSTISVRLEANGHVFGPVRALLDCGAQLNFVAASLSDRYQFPILPTSRKMVGIEGKSFGVNRRTVLKIRPWFQSNGYIDEEFWILPKENNWQPILPNADCKLEPASVSFSVPLADPHYWEPGIVQVVLNVKTFAKILIAVHSHNSDGMVYLETHLRMVVCGAHERQSSIETGNSMSYICCTSIEELGELVRRFWQLDQVATFYKRTEEEESVEKIFAETYSRDPTGRFVVSIPLRENIGDIGASREIALRRFMFLEKRFDKNPELKKQYVDFMREYETSGHMELVSRAAKPGDLVYHIPHHCVTKKFRVVFDASCRTDKGISLNEVQMLGEKLQRDLAEIVLRFRRHKIGIIGDIQKMFRQVRIVQSQWDLQRIFWRESTSEPIREYWLKVVTYGMTSSAFNDVRAVIQCARDAAKDFPDASKVIENDLYMDDCASGSRSESEAIKLAKDIDHVLKGGGFEMKKWKSNSKKLIEQMRFGEEEASFMFVDDEKASVLGLKWKINQDQFTFVVKTPELEGVITKRKILGCVAQLYDPNGFISPVTILGKILIQDLWRIGLDWDEPVPEEIGTRFKNYWKDIRLLENFTLDRWIGTDTDGKTEIHGFSDASTTAYGAVIYIRKVQGDGQVKITLLVSKTRVAPMKTVTVPRLELAAAELLSRLLVYVMGAMEFTEVDYTLWTDSQVVLYWIKKIPRNLKTFVANRVSSIQTNTDVKKWRYVNTKDNPADLLSRGMNPSEIVHEDLWVQGPNWLSLAPEKWPQCVFLPNTVGEAEVELRAFAVTDFEDSIHITMRTDRNRVALIEYVDKLQRALDIVAYLFKFISNVKVRLAVRRSKRREKLHLVPDNEHRAKGMKFLLRQEQEQYYNKEITNLEVGRRIPEKSKIESLKPVMMNGLLRVHGRLKNSNLEESMRHPVIVPDGSRLAWLIMDHARSETKHGGVEIMMQFIRQNYWIPRLRSALRKYLHRCVICVRHNHRTEIQMMADLPPDRVRAGKPFLHTGVDYAGPMEIKMIDRDGNQLIKQKVWIAVFVCLKTRAVHLDVVTDLTSVAFIACYERFIARRGRCERIYSDNGTAFVGAAREIRKATEVWYQKEVFQHLSGKGTEWRFMTPAAPHQGGIYEAAVKSMKYHLIRTIGIRVLSFEQLSTLLTQIEAILNSRPLHPLNDDPADFQVLTPGHLLIGEPLVLPLPFAIPEGSAAKGIKQWKERQAIIKAFWVRWQNEYLTTLQERKKWRRESERTQAQSATRNRIRLK; this is encoded by the exons ATGCCGATTGTACTGGAGCAGCAACCTTTGGCGGTGCAGGTAAACATGCCATACCAACAACATGACTTAAAAAATACTTGGGGTAATTTTGATGGCACATTAACGATGTGGCCTGGGTTCCGTGATCGGTTCTCTGCTGCCATACACGAAAATAGAAATGTTTCACcagctttcaaattttcttacttaaaaaaatcgCTCGTTGGTGGAGCTGCACAAACACTGGGCGAATGGCAGCTTACGGATGATAATTATATAGAGGCGTGGGATCGCCTCAAGCAGTTGTATGACCGCAAGTATCCGATTTGTCGTGAACATTTACGACAGTTTAATCGTCTGCCAGTTATAGGAGGGGTACCGCGAGCGGATGAGCTTCAGCGAATGTCTAATGTAACACACGAAGTGTTGCGGCAACTCCGAGCTCAAGGAGTCCCAGTCGAGTCTTGGGATATGATAATTGTTCATACGTTGCATGAACTACAACGAGAGACGGAAACCCCAACTGTTAAACAGATGTTAGATTTCTTGGATCGTCAAGCAGCAGCTTTAGATAATGTAACAGATGCACGTTATTCACGGTCACAAGACGTCAAGGTAGTTTTTAACAATGATCGAAACACAGGTGGTAAACGGGAACGTGAAGCGAAAGGTGAAAACTTCCACCAAAGCAGGTCGTTAGGTAAAAGATCATTTCCATGCATTAGTTGTGATGGTGATCATCCACTATGGACGTGCGATGACTTTATCGCACTCAATTTGAGATCTCGTGAAGAGTTTGTGAGAAGAAACAATATCTGTCAGAATTGTTTTAAGAAGGGGCACGGAGCTGGTAATTGCTTTCAAAAGGGGTGTTCTCGTTGTCCAGGGCAGACTAAACATAACAGTTTGCTTTGTCCGATAAGGGAGGTGGTAAAACAAGCACTAACGGTTAAGGTAGATGAACCTTATCGCAGGCGCAAGTTAAAAGGCAAATGCGAAGCAACAAGCACTAAACGGCGTCGTAGCGCAGAAATTGGATACGCTCATCCTGTGCAATCAAATATCGCAGAGGACATTGTTGCCATTAATGAGGAGATCAAGATAGTCGACATGCAAATGAGTCTATTAGACAAGCAGGAACAATTATCAAAAAGGCGTAAATCACTTAGGGGTATAGAGCAAAATAGTAACGATAAAATTGAGAAAGAAATAAACTCAAATGTTGATTATTCTAcgagttttattttcaatttagatTCGAGGCCAGCCTTGTTGTCTACTATATCTGTAAGACTGGAAGCAAATGGTCATGTTTTCGGACCAGTTCGAGCGCTACTAGATTGCGGCGCACAGCTAAACTTTGTTGCTGCCAGTCTCAGTGACAGATATCAGTTTCCAATCTTACCAACATCGCGCAAGATGGTCGGTATAGAGGGGAAATCCTTTGGAGTCAATCGACGTACAGTACTAAAGATAAGGCCATGGTTCCAATCAAATGGGTACATAGATGAGGAGTTTTGGATTCTACCAAAGGAAAACAATTGGCAACCGATCCTACCTAATGCTGACTGTAAGTTGGAACCAGCGTCAGTTTCATTTTCTGTACCGCTTGCTGATCCGCATTATTGGGAACCTGGCATAGTGCAAGTGGTGCTCAATGTTAAGAcctttgcaaaaattttaatagccgTACACTCACACAACTCTGATGGAATGGTATATCTTGAGACACATTTACGTATGGTTGTATGTGGAGCGCATGAAAGACAAAGCAGTATCGAAACTGGGAATTCGATGTCATATATATGTTGTACAAGCATTGAGGAATTGGGTGAGTTGGTAAGGCGATTCTGGCAGCTTGATCAAGTGGCTACATTTTATAAGCGgactgaagaagaagaaagcgtTGAGAAGATATTTGCTGAGACATATTCAAGAGACCCTACGGGCAGGTTTGTCGTTTCAATCCCGTTAAGAGAAAATATTGGCGATATTGGAGCTTCAAGAGAGATAGCGTTGCGGCGATTTATGTTTTTAGAGAAAAGATTTGACAAGAATCCGGAGCTTAAGAAGCAATATGTCGACTTCATGAGGGAGTATGAGACGTCGGGGCATATGGAACTAGTATCGAGGGCCGCTAAACCAGGTGATTTAGTGTATCATATTCCACATCACTGTGTCACAAAAAAGTTCAGGGTGGTGTTCGATGCTAGCTGTCGTACAGATAAGGGTATCTCTCTCAATGAAGTGCAAATGCTTGGTGAAAAGTTACAGAGGGATCTAGCGGAGATAGTCTTGAGATTTCGTAGGCATAAAATTGGCATCATAGGCGACATACAAAAGATGTTCCGGCAAGTGCGTATAGTCCAAAGTCAATGGGACTTGCAACGCATTTTTTGGAGAGAAAGTACTAGTGAACCGATAAGAGAATATTGGCTGAAGGTTGTTACATATGGTATGACATCATCAGCGTTTAATGATGTTCGCGCAGTAATACAGTGTGCCAGAGATGCAGCAAAAGACTTCCCTGATGCCTCTAAAGTAATTGAAAATGATTTGTACATGGATGACTGCGCATCTGGATCCAGAAGTGAAAGCGAAGCGATAAAATTGGCAAAAGATATTGATCATGTTCTGAAAGGTGGTGGTTTCGAAATGAAGAAGTGGAAGTCAAATTCAAAAAAGCTTATCGAGCAAATGAGGTTTGGAGAAGAAGAAGCGTCCTTCATGTTTGTGGACGACGAGAAAGCATCGGTCTTAGGGCTGAAATGGAAAATCAATCAGGATCAGTTTACGTTTGTGGTCAAGACTCCAGAACTAGAAGGGGTGATCACCAAGAGAAAGATATTAGGCTGTGTAGCTCAGCTTTATGATCCAAATGGTTTCATTTCCCCGGTTACTATTTTAGGCAAAATACTTATACAAGACCTGTGGCGCATCGGTTTAGATTGGGACGAGCCTGTACCTGAGGAAATAGGGACAAGGTTTAAAAACTATTGGAAGGACATCAGGCTTCTAGAAAATTTCACGCTTGACAGATGGATTGGTACAGATACAGATGGGAAAACTGAAATACACGGATTTTCCGATGCGTCAACAACGGCATATGGTGCTGTGATCTATATTCGAAAGGTGCAAGGAGATGGACAGGTAAAAATTACATTGCTTGTATCCAAAACCCGTGTTGCGCCAATGAAAACCGTTACGGTACCAAGACTTGAGTTAGCGGCTGCAGAATTGTTATCACGATTGCTTGTTTATGTGATGGGAGCAATGGAATTTACTGAAGTTGACTACACCTTGTGGACAGACTCGCAAGTGGTGCTATATTGGATAAAAAAGATACCACGCAACCTGAAGACGTTTGTGGCAAATCGGGTATCATCGATACAGACAAATACGGATGTGAAGAAATGGAGATATGTCAATACTAAAGATAACCCAGCTGATTTACTAAGCCGTGGCATGAATCCCTCAGAGATTGTACACGAAGACTTATGGGTGCAAGGTCCGAACTGGTTGTCGCTAGCTCCAGAAAAGTGGCCACAGTGTGTGTTTCTGCCAAACACAGTGGGGGAAGCTGAAGTTGAACTCAGAGCCTTTGCGGTCACAGATTTCGAGGATTCAATCCATATTACAATGCGCACAGATAGGAATAGAGTTGCGTTAATTGAATATGTCGACAAATTACAAAGAGCGTTAGATATCGTGGCTTATTTGTTCAAATTCATATCAAATGTAAAAGTCCGCTTAGCAGTTAGGCGAtcaaaaagaagagaaaagttACATTTAGTGCCGGATAATGAGCACAGAGCAAAAGGAATGAAATTTCTGTTGAGACAAGAACAAGAGCAATATTACAACAAAGAGATTACGAATTTGGAAGTTGGTCGACGAATTCCAGAGAAAAGCAAGATTGAGTCTTTGAAACCTGTGATGATGAACGGACTACTCAGAGTGCATGGTCGattaaaaaactcaaatttagaGGAAAGTATGCGACACCCAGTGATAGTTCCGGATGGTTCACGATTAGCGTGGCTAATAATGGATCACGCACGTAGCGAAACGAAACACGGTGGGGTTGAAATTATGATGCAGTTTATTCGTCAGAACTACTGGATTCCGCGCCTACGTAGTGCACTTAGGAAATACCTGCACAGATGTGTTATTTGCGTGCGACATAATCATCGTACTGAGATTCAAATGATGGCAGACTTACCCCCTGATCGAGTAAGGGCAGGAAAGCCTTTTTTGCACACAGGTGTGGATTATGCTGGGCCGATGGAGATTAAGATGATTGACAGGGATGGAAATCAGCTTATAAAACAGAAAGTGTGGATTGCGGTTTTTGTATGTCTCAAAACAAGAGCAGTTCACCTAGATGTGGTGACAGACTTAACGTCAGTGGCATTCATTGCCTGTTACGAACGATTTATTGCACGGCGCGGTCGATGTGAAAGAATTTACAGCGACAATGGTACAGCGTTTGTAGGCGCAGCTAGAGAGATACGTAAAGCAACGGAGGTATGGTAccaaaaggaagtatttcagcATCTGAGTGGGAAAGGAACGGAATGGCGGTTTATGACCCCTGCAGCGCCTCATCAAGGTGGCATTTATGAGGCGGCAGTAAAGTCCATGAAGTATCATCTTATTCGAACCATTGGTATACGAGTCCTCTCTTTTGAGCAACTATCAACTTTACTTACTCAAATCGAAGCGATACTCAATTCTCGTCCTTTACATCCGCTTAATGACGATCCGGCTGATTTTCAAGTATTGACACCAGGTCATCTGTTAATCGGAGAACCTCTTGTTCTTCCGCTTCCGTTCGCAATTCCGGAGGGTTCCGCAGCTAAGGGTATCAAACAGTGGAAAGAGAGACAGGCTATTATCAAGGCGTTTTGGGTCAGATGGCAGAACGAATATTTGACTACACTGCAGGAGCGCAAGAAGTGGCGACGAGAATCCGAACGA ACACAAGCACAATCGGCGACGCGTAATCGGATACGCTTGAAGTAA